One Sphingomonas endolithica DNA segment encodes these proteins:
- the moaA gene encoding GTP 3',8-cyclase MoaA: MSCAPNLIDSHGRTISYLRISVTDRCDLRCRYCMAEHMTFLPKAAVLSLDEMAIIAERFIARGIRKIRLTGGEPLVRRDVGQLVRRLGHHVGHGLDELTMTTNGNHLVEHSAALVDAGMRRINVSLDTRDPALFRHITRHGDVARVIGGIFAARDAGLRVKINMVALKGQNDREIGSMLAWCRDEGLDLTLIETMPLGAIDEDRTDRFVPLGAVLDELKAEFPLVRDTHDSGGPARYWRIDGSDTRLGLISPLTANFCSTCNRVRLTTEGILYTCLGHDDQVDLKTILRVQGVAGLDAALDAAMGSKPLAHEFDIAAAAPAVSRHMSVTGG, encoded by the coding sequence ATGTCCTGTGCGCCCAATCTGATCGATAGCCATGGTCGTACCATCAGCTATCTGCGCATCTCGGTCACCGACCGCTGCGACCTGCGCTGCCGCTATTGCATGGCCGAGCATATGACGTTCCTGCCCAAGGCGGCGGTGCTCAGCCTGGACGAGATGGCGATCATCGCCGAACGCTTCATCGCGCGCGGGATCCGCAAGATCCGTCTGACCGGCGGCGAGCCGCTGGTCCGCCGCGATGTCGGGCAATTGGTGCGCCGGCTCGGCCACCATGTCGGGCATGGGCTGGACGAGCTGACCATGACGACCAACGGCAACCACCTGGTCGAGCATTCGGCGGCGTTGGTCGATGCCGGCATGCGCCGCATCAACGTCAGCCTCGACACGCGCGATCCGGCGCTGTTCCGCCACATCACCCGCCACGGCGACGTCGCCCGCGTGATCGGCGGCATCTTCGCCGCGCGCGATGCCGGCCTGCGGGTCAAGATCAACATGGTGGCGCTGAAAGGCCAGAACGATCGCGAGATCGGCTCCATGCTCGCTTGGTGCCGCGACGAAGGGCTGGATCTCACGCTGATCGAGACCATGCCGTTGGGCGCGATCGACGAAGATCGCACCGACCGCTTCGTGCCGCTAGGTGCTGTCCTGGACGAACTCAAGGCCGAGTTCCCGCTGGTGCGCGACACACATGATAGCGGCGGCCCCGCGCGCTACTGGCGCATCGACGGAAGCGACACCCGGCTGGGGCTCATTTCCCCGCTGACCGCCAACTTCTGCAGCACCTGCAACCGCGTCCGGCTGACGACCGAAGGTATCCTCTACACCTGTCTCGGCCATGACGATCAGGTCGATCTCAAGACGATCCTGCGGGTACAGGGCGTGGCCGGGCTCGATGCCGCGCTGGATGCGGCGATGGGCTCCAAGCCGCTGGCACATGAATTCGACATCGCCGCCGCCGCGCCCGCCGTCAGCCGACACATGAGCGTGACCGGTGGTTGA
- a CDS encoding NAD kinase: protein MSEQRRALVASPTPPAQEAARELADAHDWVPLEEAELIVALGGDGFMLQTLHAMLERRKPVIPVFGMNLGTVGFLMNEWQRHGLHDRLARTRPFKVVPLAMTAETMGGEIVTLPAINEVSLLRETRQTAKLEVTLNDRIVLPELACDGILVATPAGSTAYNFSAQGPILPLGSAMLALTPISPFRPRRWRGAILPDKARIGIRVLEPDKRPVSAVADQREVRDVSRVDIVIDRARELTLLFDPEHALDDRITMEQFAA, encoded by the coding sequence ATGAGCGAGCAACGCCGCGCCCTGGTCGCCTCCCCTACCCCTCCGGCGCAGGAGGCCGCGCGCGAGCTGGCCGACGCGCATGATTGGGTACCGCTGGAGGAAGCCGAGCTGATCGTCGCGCTCGGCGGCGACGGCTTCATGCTGCAGACGCTGCATGCCATGCTCGAGCGGCGCAAACCGGTCATACCGGTGTTCGGCATGAACCTTGGCACCGTCGGCTTCCTGATGAACGAATGGCAGCGTCACGGGCTGCACGATCGGCTGGCGCGGACCAGGCCGTTCAAGGTCGTGCCGCTGGCGATGACGGCCGAGACGATGGGCGGCGAGATCGTCACCCTCCCGGCGATCAACGAAGTGTCGCTGCTGCGCGAGACGCGCCAGACCGCCAAGTTGGAAGTCACCCTCAACGACCGCATCGTGCTGCCCGAACTGGCCTGCGACGGCATTCTCGTGGCGACGCCCGCCGGCTCGACCGCCTACAATTTCTCGGCCCAGGGCCCGATCCTGCCGCTGGGCTCGGCGATGCTGGCACTGACCCCGATCAGCCCGTTCCGCCCCCGCCGCTGGCGCGGCGCGATCCTGCCCGACAAGGCACGCATCGGCATCCGCGTGCTCGAACCCGACAAGAGGCCGGTCAGCGCCGTTGCCGATCAGCGCGAGGTTCGTGATGTTTCGCGCGTCGACATCGTCATCGATCGCGCCCGCGAACTCACCTTGCTGTTCGATCCCGAACATGCGCTCGACGATCGCATCACGATGGAGCAATTCGCCGCCTGA
- a CDS encoding NAD(P)H-dependent flavin oxidoreductase yields MSLIDRLHLTIPLIQAPMAGVSTPKLAASVSEAGGLGSIGVGATDAAGARAMIEEVRGRTARAFNVNLFVHDTPKPNVAREAAWLEWLAPLFAEFGAAPPTALRPRYRSFADDPDMLAMLLELAPPVVSFHFGLPSADALSALRTRGIYMMATATSPQEARAIAAAGIDAIVAQGVEAGGHRGVFDPHAPDDALGMIALTRLLVREAGVPIIAAGGIMDGAGIAAALDLGAAAAQLGTAFIACPESAADTAYRAALTGAGADHTRLTPIISGRPARALGNRFTALADYVADRLPPDYPIAYDAAKALHAAAVARGEHGFGAQWAGRGAPLSRAMPAAEMVETLRRELERCRV; encoded by the coding sequence ATGTCCTTGATCGATCGCCTTCATCTCACGATCCCCTTGATCCAGGCGCCCATGGCGGGCGTCTCGACACCAAAGCTGGCGGCCTCGGTTTCCGAAGCTGGGGGGCTTGGCTCCATTGGAGTAGGCGCGACGGATGCGGCAGGCGCTCGCGCGATGATCGAGGAAGTGCGCGGCAGGACGGCACGCGCCTTCAACGTCAACCTGTTCGTTCATGACACACCAAAGCCCAATGTCGCCCGAGAGGCAGCGTGGCTGGAATGGCTCGCCCCGCTTTTTGCCGAGTTCGGCGCTGCGCCTCCCACAGCGCTCCGCCCGCGCTACCGGAGCTTCGCCGACGATCCCGATATGCTGGCGATGCTGCTGGAACTGGCGCCACCTGTCGTCAGCTTCCACTTCGGACTGCCCTCCGCTGACGCGCTATCGGCGCTGCGCACGCGCGGCATCTATATGATGGCGACCGCCACAAGCCCCCAGGAGGCACGCGCCATCGCAGCGGCCGGCATCGATGCCATCGTTGCGCAGGGGGTCGAGGCAGGCGGGCATCGCGGGGTCTTCGACCCTCACGCACCGGACGATGCGCTCGGCATGATCGCACTAACGCGGTTGCTGGTGCGAGAGGCAGGCGTACCCATCATCGCAGCTGGCGGGATCATGGATGGTGCTGGTATCGCCGCCGCCCTCGATCTCGGCGCGGCGGCCGCCCAGCTGGGTACCGCATTCATTGCCTGCCCGGAATCTGCCGCCGACACGGCGTATCGCGCCGCTCTGACGGGGGCGGGGGCCGATCATACACGGCTGACGCCGATCATTTCCGGCCGACCTGCGCGGGCGCTGGGCAACCGCTTCACGGCGCTTGCCGATTACGTCGCCGACAGGCTGCCGCCCGATTACCCGATCGCCTATGATGCCGCGAAGGCGCTTCACGCAGCGGCCGTGGCGCGGGGCGAGCATGGTTTCGGTGCGCAATGGGCCGGCCGGGGTGCGCCGCTTTCCCGCGCGATGCCGGCCGCGGAAATGGTCGAGACGCTGCGCCGAGAACTCGAGCGCTGTCGCGTCTGA
- a CDS encoding glycosyltransferase, which yields MIPASRHIAIIAPPTPGHFNPLQALGTAMMAHGHRVTMVHIADAASLVREPDVGFAALDGSSARPGALAGYLARLADATGPIGLTRMIRATATMTEALLDHAPTLLERIGVDAVIADSAEPAGSLIARRIGVPYVVSVTGLPLLREPDVPPPFLGWAYRANRLGRFRNRGGYAVSDVLLRPITQVLDARRRAWGLEREGAPRLVVAQCPQGLDYPRTAPIVFGGPWRSVTREEPDLPADGRPLIFCSLGTLQGSRRRLFAMMAQACAAIGARAVIGHGGGLSAEQAAALPGDPLVRAFWPQEAILSRCVAAVLHGGFNSVLDALAAGVPIVALPIAFEQPGTAARVVRVGAGLSLSPRWLTVRSLSAALRTVTGNACYRRAAEELAAEMATAGGASQAAALASAALTEDGGGGRGQGEMWKA from the coding sequence GTGATCCCCGCTAGCCGCCACATCGCGATCATCGCGCCGCCCACACCCGGGCACTTCAATCCACTGCAAGCGCTTGGCACCGCTATGATGGCGCATGGCCACCGGGTGACGATGGTCCATATAGCCGACGCTGCATCATTGGTGCGGGAACCGGATGTCGGCTTTGCCGCACTGGATGGTTCGAGCGCCCGACCCGGGGCACTGGCCGGCTATCTCGCCAGGCTAGCGGACGCGACAGGACCGATCGGCCTGACCCGGATGATCCGGGCCACGGCGACGATGACCGAAGCGTTGCTCGACCATGCACCCACCCTGCTGGAGCGGATCGGTGTCGATGCGGTCATCGCTGATTCGGCGGAGCCAGCAGGGTCGCTGATCGCGCGGCGGATCGGGGTTCCCTATGTCGTCAGTGTCACCGGCCTGCCGCTGCTGCGCGAGCCCGACGTGCCGCCGCCGTTTCTCGGATGGGCTTACCGGGCAAACAGGCTTGGCCGATTTCGTAATCGCGGCGGCTATGCCGTTTCGGACGTGCTGCTGCGCCCGATCACGCAGGTACTGGACGCGCGACGCCGGGCATGGGGGCTGGAGCGCGAGGGCGCACCCCGCCTTGTCGTGGCGCAATGTCCGCAGGGGCTCGATTATCCGCGCACGGCACCGATCGTCTTTGGCGGTCCCTGGCGCTCGGTGACGCGTGAAGAGCCCGATCTGCCCGCGGATGGACGACCGCTCATTTTTTGCTCGCTGGGCACGCTGCAAGGTAGCCGGCGCAGGTTGTTCGCGATGATGGCGCAGGCATGCGCCGCGATCGGCGCGCGCGCAGTGATCGGGCATGGCGGCGGCCTGAGCGCAGAACAAGCAGCGGCGCTGCCCGGCGATCCGCTGGTGCGCGCATTCTGGCCGCAGGAGGCGATCCTGTCCCGCTGCGTGGCGGCCGTGCTGCACGGTGGCTTCAACTCGGTACTGGATGCGCTCGCGGCGGGCGTGCCGATCGTCGCGCTGCCGATCGCCTTCGAGCAGCCCGGGACCGCGGCGCGGGTGGTGCGTGTCGGGGCGGGGCTGTCGCTGTCGCCACGGTGGCTGACGGTGCGCAGCCTGTCCGCGGCACTGCGCACGGTGACGGGGAATGCATGCTATCGACGGGCGGCGGAAGAGCTGGCGGCGGAGATGGCGACCGCCGGGGGTGCGTCGCAAGCGGCAGCCTTGGCGAGTGCCGCTCTCACGGAGGATGGAGGCGGCGGGCGAGGGCAAGGTGAAATGTGGAAGGCGTGA
- the pncB gene encoding nicotinate phosphoribosyltransferase encodes MPVTDIATRTYDHGFRLDPIVRSLLDTDFYKLLMLQMIRHLYPDVQATFALINRTKSVRLADTIDEQELRAQLDHARTVRFSKKELIWLAGNSFAGQARIFGADFLAWLADFQLPDYALRRVDGQFELSFAGPWTHTTMWEIPALTIINELRSRAATKEMDRFAMDVLYARAKAKMWDKVVRLRPLPDLVISDFGTRRRHGFLWQRWCVEALKEGLGGRFIGTSNVLLAMDNDLEAIGTNAHELPMVFAALANDETEIASAPYRVLDDWRRHYGGNLLIVLPDAFGTTSFLAHAPDWVADWTGFRPDSAPPIPGGEQIIRWWQAHGRDPHSKLLIFSDGMDVDSIEETYRHFDKRVRMSFGWGTNLTNDFRGCAPDGTIGLEPISLVVKVTSANGHPAVKLSDNPAKATGDPDEIARYLRIFGTDGLRTVAVSV; translated from the coding sequence ATGCCCGTCACCGACATAGCCACCCGCACCTATGATCACGGTTTCCGTCTGGATCCGATCGTCCGCAGCCTGCTCGATACGGATTTCTACAAGCTATTGATGCTGCAGATGATCCGGCATCTCTACCCGGACGTGCAGGCCACCTTCGCGCTCATCAACCGGACGAAGAGCGTGCGACTGGCGGACACGATCGACGAGCAAGAATTGCGAGCGCAACTGGATCACGCGCGCACCGTTCGCTTCAGCAAGAAGGAGCTGATCTGGCTCGCCGGCAACAGCTTCGCCGGGCAGGCGCGCATCTTCGGGGCGGATTTTCTCGCCTGGCTCGCCGACTTCCAGCTTCCCGACTACGCGTTGCGCCGCGTGGACGGACAGTTCGAACTGAGCTTTGCGGGTCCGTGGACGCACACGACGATGTGGGAAATCCCGGCGCTCACGATCATCAACGAACTGCGCTCGCGGGCCGCGACCAAGGAGATGGATCGCTTCGCGATGGACGTGCTTTATGCCCGTGCCAAAGCGAAGATGTGGGACAAGGTCGTACGGCTGCGCCCCCTGCCCGATCTCGTCATCTCCGATTTCGGCACGCGCCGGCGCCATGGTTTCCTGTGGCAGCGCTGGTGCGTGGAGGCACTCAAGGAGGGCCTGGGGGGCCGTTTCATCGGCACCTCCAACGTGCTGCTGGCGATGGACAACGATCTCGAGGCGATCGGTACCAACGCCCATGAACTGCCGATGGTGTTTGCCGCGCTCGCGAACGACGAGACGGAGATCGCCTCTGCACCCTACCGCGTGCTCGATGATTGGCGGCGTCATTACGGGGGCAATCTGTTGATCGTGCTTCCCGATGCCTTCGGCACCACGTCCTTCCTCGCTCATGCCCCCGACTGGGTGGCCGACTGGACCGGCTTCCGTCCGGACAGCGCACCGCCAATCCCGGGCGGCGAGCAGATCATCCGCTGGTGGCAGGCACATGGCCGCGATCCCCACTCCAAGCTGTTGATCTTTTCCGACGGCATGGATGTCGATTCGATCGAGGAGACGTATCGGCACTTCGACAAACGCGTGCGGATGAGCTTTGGCTGGGGCACGAACCTGACCAACGATTTCCGCGGCTGCGCGCCCGACGGCACGATCGGGCTGGAGCCGATCTCGCTCGTCGTCAAGGTGACGAGCGCCAACGGCCATCCCGCAGTGAAGCTTTCCGACAACCCTGCGAAGGCGACCGGAGACCCGGACGAGATCGCGCGCTATCTACGCATCTTCGGGACGGACGGGCTCAGAACCGTTGCAGTGTCAGTCTGA
- a CDS encoding hemerythrin domain-containing protein: MEVSVDEPAHGALRLGNRDGLPDDIAFLRAHYPRGDWRLHTNFGQLADFWLQVHASLRHEGSEVSRLVDAFRDRQIDAIQLQRAFVPLLNGFLQHLDQHHRIEDSLYFPKFRLLDERMVVGFDLLEADHTQIHHHLVATVEHARGLLNALSAPGETARRAADNYADTARNLLDLLVKHLADEEELVIPAMLQHGERPLT, from the coding sequence ATGGAGGTGTCGGTGGACGAACCCGCGCATGGAGCGCTTCGTTTAGGCAATCGAGACGGTCTGCCCGACGATATCGCCTTTCTGCGCGCGCACTATCCGCGCGGCGATTGGCGATTGCACACGAACTTCGGGCAACTTGCCGACTTCTGGCTGCAGGTGCATGCCAGCCTCCGTCACGAAGGGAGCGAGGTGTCGCGCCTCGTCGACGCCTTTCGCGATCGGCAGATCGATGCCATCCAGCTTCAGCGCGCCTTCGTCCCGCTGCTCAACGGCTTTCTCCAGCATCTCGATCAGCATCATCGCATCGAGGACAGTCTCTATTTTCCGAAGTTCAGGCTTCTGGACGAACGCATGGTGGTCGGGTTCGATCTGCTGGAGGCGGACCACACGCAAATCCATCACCATCTGGTCGCGACCGTCGAGCATGCGCGCGGATTGCTGAACGCGTTGTCGGCTCCCGGCGAAACCGCGCGTAGGGCGGCAGATAATTACGCCGACACGGCGCGGAACCTCCTCGACCTCCTGGTAAAACATCTCGCCGATGAGGAGGAACTGGTCATTCCCGCGATGCTGCAGCATGGCGAGCGCCCGCTGACCTGA
- a CDS encoding DUF1190 domain-containing protein, whose protein sequence is MKRSQSIVLTTLMAGTGLSLSACDGPADQPVDALSYTSVAECRTAGKIPADQCETAYAQAQKANAQNAPRYDTQQACEAQFGAAQCARGNGGSGSFFTPLLTGFVIGQMLNGGGGYRGAPMYRDRDGNYFGGGGGRISRDYVTGRTQVGSSAFNPSARAPARVQSRSAVISRSGFGGGFGRGGFGG, encoded by the coding sequence ATGAAACGATCGCAATCCATCGTCCTGACCACGCTGATGGCGGGCACCGGCCTGTCGCTATCCGCCTGCGACGGCCCGGCCGACCAGCCGGTCGATGCGCTGAGCTATACCAGCGTCGCCGAATGTCGCACGGCGGGCAAGATCCCGGCGGATCAGTGCGAGACGGCCTATGCCCAGGCGCAAAAGGCCAATGCGCAGAATGCGCCACGTTATGACACGCAGCAGGCGTGCGAAGCGCAGTTCGGCGCCGCGCAATGTGCGCGCGGCAATGGCGGTAGCGGCAGCTTCTTCACGCCGCTGCTGACCGGCTTCGTCATCGGGCAGATGCTGAACGGCGGGGGCGGCTATCGCGGCGCGCCGATGTACCGTGATCGCGACGGTAATTATTTCGGCGGCGGCGGTGGCCGGATCAGCCGTGATTATGTCACCGGGCGCACCCAGGTAGGATCGAGCGCGTTCAACCCGTCGGCCCGCGCACCGGCAAGGGTGCAATCGCGGAGCGCGGTGATTTCGCGTTCCGGCTTCGGCGGGGGTTTTGGACGAGGTGGCTTCGGCGGGTAG
- a CDS encoding DUF350 domain-containing protein, protein MTDSYDFWESAVAFIVAFVAAGLFTIAFKVIYQAATPYNERTLIREGNVAAAITLGAALLGYILPLASALEHTVSLVEFAVWALLAGVIQIVAFTIVRMIVMRDFSDRIVRGELAAAIYMASISLGVGLLNAACMSA, encoded by the coding sequence ATGACCGACAGCTATGATTTTTGGGAAAGCGCCGTGGCGTTCATCGTCGCGTTCGTGGCGGCGGGGCTGTTCACGATCGCGTTCAAGGTGATCTACCAGGCGGCGACGCCGTATAACGAGCGCACCTTGATCCGCGAGGGCAATGTCGCGGCGGCGATCACGCTGGGGGCGGCGTTGCTGGGCTATATCCTGCCGCTTGCCTCGGCGCTCGAACATACCGTCAGCCTGGTCGAATTCGCGGTGTGGGCATTGCTCGCCGGAGTGATCCAGATCGTCGCGTTCACGATCGTGCGGATGATCGTGATGCGCGATTTCAGCGACCGGATCGTGCGCGGCGAACTGGCTGCGGCGATCTACATGGCCAGCATTTCGCTCGGCGTCGGCCTGCTCAACGCCGCGTGCATGAGCGCCTGA
- a CDS encoding YjfK family protein — MFDRLFGRTPVATEPALSAIRNVTIGRTVVLDPLAWRRFGGALLFPFDSDTLQIVAQGLVALDDGGFIHRFYTDDDVMFQAVTNDRAGQDVTDVTLFAPWDSKYPSGPFERPKWRDRLSARTFTDEGLPEYSRAWFGAEAEKQQPVTFWEDLHDDRDGIVDRRIFQTCMLFGRDIEGGGAELLLAIDQENEAGEVSFEIMLGMALELGEFRA, encoded by the coding sequence ATGTTCGATCGCCTGTTCGGGCGCACGCCAGTCGCGACGGAGCCGGCCTTGTCCGCGATCCGCAACGTGACGATCGGCCGCACCGTCGTGCTCGATCCGCTGGCGTGGCGGCGCTTTGGCGGCGCGTTGCTGTTCCCGTTCGATTCGGACACGCTGCAGATCGTCGCGCAGGGGCTGGTCGCGCTCGACGATGGCGGGTTCATCCACCGTTTCTACACCGACGACGATGTCATGTTCCAGGCGGTGACCAACGATCGCGCAGGGCAGGACGTGACCGATGTCACGCTGTTCGCACCGTGGGACAGCAAATATCCGAGCGGCCCGTTTGAGCGGCCGAAATGGCGCGATCGGCTGTCGGCGCGGACCTTCACGGACGAAGGTTTGCCCGAATACAGCCGCGCCTGGTTCGGCGCGGAGGCGGAGAAGCAGCAGCCGGTGACGTTCTGGGAGGATCTGCACGACGATCGCGACGGCATCGTCGATCGCCGCATCTTTCAGACCTGCATGCTGTTCGGCCGCGATATCGAGGGCGGCGGCGCGGAATTGCTGCTGGCGATCGATCAGGAAAACGAAGCGGGCGAAGTTTCGTTCGAAATCATGCTAGGCATGGCCCTGGAACTGGGCGAATTCAGGGCCTGA
- a CDS encoding YjfI family protein, with translation MTDTVWTVRTLKTALDDSAPVRDGEFGLRIVEGVDPVLLVTMHQHGDLEAFVNVSEEQIAASVLLWPCDEQRDRAAFNEFLLKAQKLVPLSNFGIATVDGRDFYELFGELATDTPLHTIVTELRALADNAIDAATELRANFAA, from the coding sequence ATGACCGATACCGTCTGGACCGTCCGCACGCTGAAGACCGCGCTCGATGATAGCGCGCCCGTCCGCGACGGCGAATTCGGCCTGCGCATCGTCGAAGGAGTCGATCCGGTGCTGCTCGTCACCATGCATCAGCACGGCGATCTCGAGGCGTTCGTCAACGTTAGCGAGGAACAGATCGCCGCCTCCGTTCTGCTCTGGCCATGCGACGAACAGCGCGATCGCGCTGCGTTCAACGAATTCCTGTTGAAGGCGCAGAAGCTCGTGCCCTTGTCCAATTTCGGCATCGCCACGGTCGACGGCCGCGATTTCTACGAACTGTTCGGCGAGCTGGCGACCGACACGCCGCTGCACACGATCGTCACCGAACTGCGTGCGCTGGCCGACAACGCCATCGACGCCGCGACCGAATTGCGCGCGAACTTTGCCGCCTGA
- a CDS encoding PspA/IM30 family protein, whose amino-acid sequence MAIWSKLFTLGRAGANEAATAVVDRNALRILDQEIRDADKAQGKARDDLAGLVARRRLLETEVESYRAQAAKYETSARLAMDKGDMDLARQVAQRVADLEQDIAMKAPQIEDMRGAEDQIHKAVAATDRKIEQLRREVEVVKVNESVQQAQSTVAAAGAGSSLGSAAESLARIRERQAIRGEKIKAAGELEDRRTGADLDEKLRLAGITPGHSSADDVLARLAPPKPTLQIEQRDDTRDA is encoded by the coding sequence ATGGCTATCTGGAGCAAACTCTTCACGCTCGGCCGCGCCGGCGCCAACGAGGCCGCCACTGCGGTCGTCGATCGCAACGCGCTGCGCATCCTCGACCAGGAAATCCGCGATGCCGACAAGGCACAAGGCAAGGCGCGCGACGATCTCGCCGGCCTCGTCGCCCGCCGCCGCCTCCTCGAAACCGAGGTCGAGAGCTACCGTGCCCAGGCGGCCAAGTATGAAACCTCCGCGCGGCTGGCGATGGACAAGGGCGACATGGATCTCGCGCGCCAGGTGGCGCAGCGCGTCGCCGATCTCGAACAGGATATCGCCATGAAGGCGCCGCAGATCGAGGACATGCGCGGCGCAGAGGACCAAATCCACAAGGCGGTCGCCGCTACCGATCGCAAGATCGAGCAGCTGCGCCGCGAGGTCGAAGTCGTCAAGGTCAACGAATCCGTGCAGCAGGCGCAGTCCACCGTGGCCGCGGCCGGCGCCGGCTCGTCGCTCGGCTCGGCGGCGGAAAGCCTCGCCCGCATTCGCGAGCGCCAAGCGATCCGCGGCGAGAAGATCAAGGCCGCGGGCGAGCTCGAGGATCGCCGCACCGGTGCCGATCTCGACGAGAAGCTGCGCCTCGCCGGAATCACGCCAGGCCATTCCTCCGCCGACGATGTGCTCGCCCGCCTCGCCCCGCCCAAGCCGACGCTGCAGATCGAGCAGCGCGACGATACGCGCGACGCCTGA
- a CDS encoding glutathionylspermidine synthase family protein — translation MRRLTLPPRADWRAKADAIGFVYHDTDGTAYWDESAAYAFTLKEIDDDIEPAAAELHAMCLDLVEEVVRDEALLTKLAIPAEQHDFVAASWRTRQPSLYGRFDFAYDGSGPAKLYEYNADTPTSVFECATFQWLWLEELIASGGLPAGVDQFNSLFDKLRDRFKAIFPTGGFVHFAADGSTIEDRQTVRFFEDLAAQAGIEPKYVEMKDIGLNAAGRFVDAENFELQAAFKLYPWEIMFREPYAANLTKAGVRWIEPAWKSVLSNKGLLPLLWARHKGHPNLLPAFFDDDPAAASLGDSYVRKPLFSREGANVAVTQSGVTATTLDEGYGEEGFIRQAFHPAPMFDGRHAVIGAWIVGDEPAGIGMREDDALVTRNLARFVPHYIEA, via the coding sequence ATGCGCCGCCTCACGCTCCCGCCGCGCGCCGATTGGCGTGCCAAGGCCGATGCCATCGGCTTCGTCTATCATGACACGGACGGCACGGCCTATTGGGACGAGAGCGCGGCCTATGCCTTCACTCTCAAGGAAATCGACGACGATATCGAACCGGCGGCGGCGGAGCTGCACGCGATGTGCCTCGATCTCGTCGAAGAAGTGGTGCGCGACGAAGCATTGCTAACCAAGCTGGCGATCCCGGCCGAGCAGCACGATTTCGTCGCGGCAAGCTGGCGCACCAGACAGCCGTCGCTCTACGGTCGCTTCGATTTCGCTTACGACGGCAGCGGCCCGGCCAAGCTCTACGAATATAACGCCGACACGCCGACCTCGGTGTTCGAATGCGCGACGTTCCAATGGCTATGGCTGGAGGAACTGATCGCCAGCGGCGGCCTGCCCGCCGGCGTCGACCAGTTCAACAGCCTGTTCGACAAGCTGCGCGACCGGTTCAAGGCGATCTTCCCAACCGGCGGCTTCGTCCATTTCGCCGCCGACGGCAGCACGATCGAGGATCGCCAGACCGTTCGCTTCTTCGAGGATCTCGCCGCCCAGGCGGGGATCGAACCCAAATATGTCGAGATGAAGGATATCGGGCTGAATGCGGCGGGTCGCTTCGTCGATGCCGAGAATTTCGAATTGCAGGCGGCGTTCAAGCTCTACCCGTGGGAGATCATGTTCCGCGAGCCTTATGCCGCCAACCTCACCAAGGCAGGCGTGCGCTGGATCGAACCCGCCTGGAAGTCGGTGCTGTCGAACAAGGGCTTGCTGCCATTGCTTTGGGCGCGGCACAAGGGCCACCCGAACCTGCTCCCCGCCTTCTTCGACGACGATCCCGCCGCCGCATCGCTTGGCGACTCCTACGTCCGCAAGCCGCTCTTCTCGCGCGAAGGCGCCAATGTCGCCGTCACGCAATCCGGCGTGACGGCGACGACTCTCGACGAAGGCTATGGCGAGGAAGGCTTCATCCGCCAGGCCTTCCACCCTGCCCCCATGTTCGATGGCCGCCACGCGGTGATCGGCGCCTGGATCGTCGGCGACGAACCCGCCGGCATCGGCATGCGCGAGGACGACGCACTGGTCACGCGCAACCTCGCACGCTTCGTGCCGCATTATATCGAGGCGTGA